The Candidatus Desulfofervidus auxilii DNA segment TTAGTAAGCCAGGAAAATTTAACATTTGAAGCTATTGGATTTAATCTTTCTTTTCTTTATCCTCCACCCTCTCCTTTGCAAATGGTATTTATTCCTTATGAAGACCACTGGCGGGGAGAAACGAGGGTAAAATTAAAAATTCAGGACTTAAAGAGTGTGTAACATTTGAGTAGTTGTGAAAAGCAAAAGCACTATGTACTAATTCCCACTTAAAACGAACCCACTTCCAAGAGAAGATATAAGTTTTCCATTCAAAGTCAGGTCATAAGTAATTTAATAAAATAAAAAATCCAAATTTCAAAATCCAAATACCAAATGAAATCCAAATGTCTAAATGCCAAAACATTAAATCAGTGAGTAGTGAAATAGTGAGGGAATGAAATAGCCAAATGTAGTGGAATTGGAGTCTATAATTAAAAGTGAGAGTAAAAAATAGGGAATGAAATTAAGAAGCCTTCTTTATGTGATATAAATGATAAATGGGTAGGGGAACATTTGTGGCTAACGGGGTCAGTCAATAATGTTGAATTATTGTGACTCGGTTTGAATTGCCGGATGTTCTCCTGCCAATACCCTGTCTAATGGAAAGGTGCCTTTAAGTGGCTATTATAGACGGGATAAAGGTATTGGCAGAGCCATAAAATATCAAACATAAAGGAGGGTGAGGCGTGAAAAGGTTATCTGGAGGAATCGATATTGGCAGTGATAATCATCACATAATTATCATGGATGATGAAGAACAGATTTTGTATGACCAGAAGATAGCACACAAATTCAGTGAATTTTATAAGGCAGTTAGAGAATTTAGAGAGATTGAGAAAAGAGAAGGTGGGATAATATCATTTGCAATTGAAGGAAAGAATGGATACGGANNNNNNNNNNNNNNNNNNNNNNNNNNNNNNNNNNNNNNNNNNNNNNNNNNNNNNNNNNNNNNNNNNNNNNNNNNNNNNNNNNNNNNNNNNNNNNNNNNNNNNNNNNNNNNNNNNNNNNNNNNNNNNNNNNNNNNNNNNNNNNNNNNNNNNNNNNNNNNNNNNNNNNNNNNNNNNNNNNNNNNNNNNNNNNNNNNNNNNNNNNNNNNNNNNNNNNNNNNNNNNNNNNNNNNNNNNNNNNNNNNNNNNNNNNNNNNNNNNNNNNNNNNNNNNNNNNNNNNNNNNNNNNNNNNNNNNNNNNNNNNNNNNNNNNNNNNNNNNNNNNNNNNNNNNNNNNNNNNNNNNNNNNNNNNNNNNNNNNNNNNNNNNNNNNNNNNNNNNNNNNNNNNNNNNNNNNNNNNNNNNNNNNNNNNNNNNNNNNNNNNNNNNNNNNNNNNNNNNNNNNNNNNNNNNNNNNNNNNNNNNNNNNNNNNNNNNNNNNNNNNNNNNNNNNNNNNNNNNNNNNNNNNNNNNNNNNNNNNNNNNNNNNNNNNNNNNNNNNNNNNNNNNNNNNNNNNNNNNNNNNNNNNNNNNNNNNNNNNNNNNNNNNNNNNNNNNNNNNNNNNNNNNNNNNNNNNNNNNNNNNNNNNNNNNNNNNNNNNNNNNNNNNNNNNNNNNNNNNNNNNNNNNNNNNNNNNNNNNNNNNNNNNNNNNNNNNNNNNNNNNNNNNNNNNNNNNNNNNNNNNNNNNNNNNNNNNNNNNNNNNNNNNNNNNNNNNNNNNNNNNNNNNNNNNNNNNNNNNNNNNNNNNNNNNNNNNNNNNNNNNNNNNNNNNNNNNNNNNNNNNNNNNNNNNNNNNNNNNNNNNNNNNNNNNNNNNNNNNNNNNNNNNNNNNNNNNNNNNNNNNNNNNNNNNNNNNNNNNNNNNNNNNNNNNNNNNNNNNNNNNNNNNNNNNNNNNNNNNNNNNNNNNNNNNNNNNNNNNNNNNNNNNNNNNNNNNNNNNNNNNNNNNNNNNNNNNNNNNNNNNNNNNNNNNNNNNNNNNNNNNNNNNNNNNNNNNNNNNNNNNNNNNNNNNNNNNNNNNNNNNNNNNNNNNNNNNNNNNNNNNNNNNNNNNNNNNNNNNNNNNNNNNNNNNNNNNNNNNNNNNNNNNNNNNNNNNNNNNNNNNNNNNNNNNNNNNNNNNNNNNNNNNNNNNNNNNNNNNNNNNNNNNNNNNNNNNNNNNNNNNNNNNNNNNNNNNNNNNNNNNNNNNNNNNNNNNNNNNNNNNNNNNNNNNNNNNNNNNNNNNNNNNNNNNNNNNNNNNNNNNNNNNNNNNNNNNNNNNNNNNNNNNNNNNNNNNNNNNNNNNNNNNNNNNNNNNNNNNNNNNNNNNNNNNNNNNNNNNNNNNNNNCTAACATGTAAACGTGTCAATGTGTAAACGTGTTAACGCGCATAAAGAAGGAAAAGAAGGAAAGGGAAACGGGAAACAGAAAATAGAAAATAGAAATTCCCAATTCCCAGTTCCTAATTCCCAATTCTAACGTGCTAACGTTCCAATTTGACAGAAGGCGATTTTGCATTTTTCAATTTGCATTCTGCATTCTGCATTGAGCCATTGCGCTTATCATTTAGATCTCCGTTAAAATTACTTTGACGAAGTCCTGGAGATTGACAGATTGTGGGTTTATGGTAAATACTTATACAGTATGGGACGCAAGGAGTTGACACAGAAATAAGGATATGCATGATTTGCACGGGGCGATTAGCTCAGTAGGATAGAGCGTTGGCCTCCGGAGCCAAAGGTCAGGGGTTCGAATCCCCTATCGCCCTCCATAAGAAATTGGGCCGTTAGCTCAATTTGGTAGAGCACCGGACTCTTAATCCGTAGGTTGCAGGTTCGAGTCCTGCACGGCCCACCAAAATTTCCCTTTGAATCGGGCAGAGATTTTTGCCACATTTCATACATATTCTGTTTTTAATTGACTGATCAGTACGGCAGGATGGGCATTTAAGTAGTATTGCCACCTTTTCCCCTTTCAAAATTTCTCTATCCAGTAGCTTTATTTATGCCAAAACCTAGAAAAAATCAAGTAAAATGAAATAGAGTTGACACAAAAGTTGACACAGGATTTCTAAAAAATGTTCCAAAAACTGGTTTTATTTACCCTTTTTTCTACTTTAATCTATCTTTGTCTAACCTTATCTAAAAAGGAAACTTACAAGGAGGTGTGAGATAATGGAACTTATCCCTGTTTGTAACAAACAGGCACTCATGCAGGCAGGATGCTTCTTTTCACCAAATACATTGAGAAAATGGCACTCTAGAAATACCCATCCCGGTTTGGTTGTAAAAATCGGCGGAAGGCTGTTTTTGGACAAGAAAGTGCTGGGTAAGATTGTGGAAAGGGAAGTGGTAAAGCAGAGGAAGAGGGCACAGAGGCTTGAGCTTTTAAAGTAAAATGGTACCTGGTTGTGGAGGTGCCTCTCCTTCCTATGAAGACCAAAAAAGAAAATACTAGATGCCAGGAATTTTAAAGAAGCTTTTAGATTACCATAAAAAAGAGTGGATTACACGAACCTTTAAAATAAAAAGGAGGTCAACAAGATTATCAGGGGTTTTTACGATGAGGAAGGCAAGATAGACAAAGAGAAACTGAGAGAAGTTGGGCTTGAGGTTGAACCCGTTAATTGGGGTAATTTGATGTGCCACAGTGTTATGGGGAAAGCAACCACGTTCACTTCTTGGTAACATATCCACCAAAAGAAAAAACAGGCATATTTTGTCGCAGAAAGTGCCATCAGCTATGTCGTCTGGCATACAAATTCCCTGATTTTTCCTTTTTTCTGTATTAGTATATTCATAGGCTAATGAGAGAAGAACTGACAACCACCTTCCCGTTTTTATACTTTCCTGCAATTGTTGCTGTCTTGATTGCTCTCCTCTGGTATGGTAGAAATCCGCTCATAGCATTCCATCTGGCGGCCTGTGGGTTGTTCCTGGCCTATCTGCTTGCTTATGTGAGCACGCCGTTGAAGGAAAAACTGCTTGAGCCTTTTAATTTCCTGAAAGAAAGCCGGAAAATCAAAAAGATGCTTAACAGTTCTATCTTTTCAGCCTGTTGTGGTCTGTTTTGTGCGGCTGGAGGGGTTGTATTTGAAGTATTAAGAACAGGTAAAGGACTTCAGGTTGTGGCGTTTGCGTTTCAGGTAGTGGTGGTATTATGTCTGGCCAATTCCTTCTGCAATCTGGGTATGGTGGTGTGGATGTGGCATAAAAAATAAAGGTTATTTACCCTTAGATAAAAAGGCAGCCAACCATCTATTTCAGCTTATCAGTAAATGTTATGAACGCAAATCACTTATAGTGAGCTCAAACAAAGGATTTGAGCAATGGGGAGAGATATTTAGTGATGGAATAATAGCTACAGCCATTTTAGACAGGCTATTGC contains these protein-coding regions:
- a CDS encoding ATP-binding protein; translated protein: MSKCYERKSLIVSSNKGFEQWGEIFSDGIIATAILDRLLHHSEIFLLRGESYRMKGKMEKGGGEN